A part of Phreatobacter oligotrophus genomic DNA contains:
- a CDS encoding acetyl/propionyl/methylcrotonyl-CoA carboxylase subunit alpha yields the protein MTVIPLKPPPVVATPFRRLLVANRGEIALRIFATAREMGLETIAVYSSADARSRHVHAADRSVAIGGPLPSESYLNIPAIIAAAKASGAEAIHPGYGFLAENAAFARACREAGIVFVGPSPDSIEAMGDKARAKALMQAAGVPVVPGYQGEDQSDERLAAEAEAIGYPVMIKAVAGGGGRGMRLVREAAQFAGALRSARSEAVSAFGNGTVLLEKAIEAPRHIEIQVFGDRHGNAWHVGERDCSIQRRHQKLIEEAPSPAVSHDLRHRMGEVAVKAVKALGYEGAGTLEFLLDGRGQFYFMEMNTRLQVEHRVSELNVGRDFVRWQLMIAAGEAIAPHDALARSFGHTIELRLCAEDPAQDFLPQSGRFLTWPEGIEPYARVDTAMAVGAEVPPYYDSMVAKVIVHENSRDEARAKLMAWLDRFASLGVMTNQGFLARALAHPVFAEGRATTAFIADHGADLVRPVPHGLPDAVLAAAVLHDDETPDRYRYRPRHLGPPLPVPMVLEIDGRRHAVAVQQERDGTCRLSHDGTDYVIRFNEARPDYRKESVRCRFIHDGVADEVPYARDGDRLFLQRGPDQVIVRDLTRAPASRAGSDGSDGRVLAAMNGRVVAVHVAAGETVTAGQPIVTLEAMKMEHVHAAGAAGQVVDLGVAVGEQVTTGRLLAAITPTAS from the coding sequence ATGACCGTCATCCCGCTCAAGCCCCCGCCGGTCGTCGCCACCCCGTTCCGCCGGCTGCTCGTCGCCAATCGCGGCGAGATCGCCCTTCGCATCTTTGCCACCGCCCGCGAGATGGGTCTCGAGACCATCGCCGTCTATTCGAGCGCCGATGCGCGGAGCCGGCATGTCCACGCGGCCGACCGCTCGGTGGCCATCGGTGGGCCGCTGCCGTCCGAGTCCTATCTCAACATCCCCGCCATCATTGCGGCGGCGAAGGCGAGCGGGGCGGAGGCGATCCATCCCGGCTATGGCTTCCTCGCCGAGAACGCGGCTTTCGCCCGGGCCTGCCGCGAGGCCGGCATCGTCTTCGTCGGCCCCTCGCCGGACTCCATCGAGGCGATGGGCGACAAGGCCCGCGCCAAGGCCCTGATGCAGGCAGCGGGCGTGCCCGTCGTGCCGGGCTACCAGGGCGAAGACCAGTCCGACGAGCGTCTCGCTGCTGAGGCCGAGGCCATCGGCTATCCCGTCATGATCAAGGCGGTTGCGGGCGGCGGCGGCCGCGGCATGCGCCTGGTGCGCGAGGCCGCCCAGTTCGCGGGGGCGCTGCGCAGCGCGCGCTCGGAAGCCGTAAGTGCCTTCGGCAACGGGACGGTGCTGCTGGAAAAGGCGATCGAGGCGCCCCGCCACATCGAGATCCAGGTCTTCGGCGACCGCCATGGCAATGCCTGGCACGTCGGCGAACGCGACTGCTCCATCCAGCGCCGACACCAGAAGCTGATCGAGGAGGCCCCCTCGCCGGCCGTCTCGCACGACCTGCGCCACCGCATGGGCGAGGTTGCCGTCAAGGCGGTGAAGGCGCTGGGCTACGAGGGCGCCGGCACGCTGGAATTCCTGCTCGATGGCCGTGGCCAATTCTACTTCATGGAGATGAACACCCGCCTGCAGGTGGAGCATCGCGTCAGCGAACTGAATGTCGGGCGGGATTTCGTCCGCTGGCAGCTCATGATCGCCGCGGGCGAGGCGATCGCGCCGCATGATGCGCTGGCGCGGTCCTTCGGCCACACGATCGAGCTGCGCCTCTGCGCCGAGGACCCGGCGCAGGACTTCCTGCCGCAGTCCGGCCGCTTCCTCACCTGGCCGGAAGGCATCGAACCCTACGCGCGGGTCGATACCGCTATGGCCGTGGGAGCGGAAGTGCCGCCCTATTACGATTCCATGGTCGCCAAGGTGATCGTGCACGAGAACAGTCGAGACGAGGCGCGCGCCAAGCTCATGGCCTGGCTGGACCGCTTCGCGAGCCTCGGCGTCATGACCAACCAGGGCTTCCTCGCGCGGGCCCTCGCCCATCCCGTCTTCGCCGAGGGCCGGGCGACCACCGCCTTCATCGCCGATCATGGCGCCGACCTCGTGCGCCCCGTGCCGCATGGCCTCCCCGATGCCGTTCTCGCGGCGGCGGTCCTGCATGACGACGAGACGCCCGACCGCTACCGCTACCGGCCCCGTCATCTCGGACCGCCCCTGCCCGTCCCGATGGTCCTGGAGATCGATGGTCGCCGCCACGCCGTCGCCGTCCAGCAGGAGCGCGACGGCACCTGCCGCCTCAGCCATGACGGGACCGACTACGTCATCCGCTTCAACGAGGCGCGCCCGGATTATCGCAAGGAATCGGTCCGGTGCCGGTTCATCCATGACGGCGTCGCCGACGAGGTCCCCTATGCGCGCGACGGCGACCGCCTCTTCCTGCAGCGCGGCCCCGACCAGGTCATCGTCCGCGACCTCACCCGCGCCCCGGCCAGCCGCGCCGGCTCGGATGGTTCGGATGGCCGCGTCCTCGCCGCCATGAACGGGCGCGTCGTCGCGGTCCATGTCGCGGCTGGCGAGACGGTGACGGCCGGCCAGCCCATCGTCACGCTGGAGGCGATGAAGATGGAGCATGTCCACGCGGCGGGTGCGGCCGGGCAGGTCGTCGACCTCGGCGTCGCGGTCGGCGAGCAGGTCACCACCGGCCGGCTGCTGGCCGCCATCACGCCCACGGCATCCTGA
- a CDS encoding acyl-CoA carboxylase subunit beta, whose product MAVIESRIAPSSEAFAANRAAMLALIDRQQALEERARRASAAAGPRFHERGQLLPRERIALLLDPGAPFLELSTLSGYLMDQPDPDKSVPGSGVIAGIGFVSGVRCMISASDSGIDAGALQPMGLEKQLRVQEMALENRLPFIQLVESAGANLLRYRVEHFIHGGQIFRNLARLSAAGLPVITVTHGSSTAGGAYQTGLSDYIVMVRGRTRAFLAGPPLLKAATGEIATEEELGGAEMHTAISGLGDYMAEDDRDALRIAREIVTALGWNERMPPPVERPFAAPLYDAEELLGIMPADLKRPVDMREVIARIVDGSVFLPFGEAYGPATVCGHATIEGHAVGIITNNGPLDPAGANKATHFIQACCQSATPILYLNNTTGFMVGRAYEEAGMIKHGSKMIQAVTNATVPQITLYCGASYGAGNYGMCGRGFHPRFCFSWPNARTAVMGAEQAAETMAIVARAGAARRGKEADEGQIGAMKAQITQLFESQMDVFTTSARLLDDGVIDPRDTRAVLAEALATCREAAARTPVPMQFSVARP is encoded by the coding sequence ATGGCCGTGATCGAGAGCCGCATCGCCCCCTCAAGCGAGGCCTTCGCCGCCAACCGTGCGGCCATGCTCGCGCTCATCGATCGCCAGCAGGCGCTGGAGGAACGGGCGCGCCGCGCCTCGGCCGCGGCCGGCCCGCGGTTCCACGAGCGCGGCCAGCTCCTGCCGCGCGAGCGCATCGCCCTGCTGCTCGACCCCGGCGCGCCCTTCCTCGAACTGTCGACGCTCTCGGGCTACCTCATGGACCAGCCGGACCCCGACAAGAGCGTGCCCGGCTCGGGTGTCATCGCCGGCATCGGCTTCGTCTCCGGCGTGCGCTGCATGATCTCGGCCTCGGATTCCGGGATCGACGCCGGCGCGCTCCAGCCGATGGGGCTGGAGAAGCAGCTCCGCGTTCAGGAGATGGCGCTGGAGAACCGCCTGCCCTTCATCCAGCTGGTCGAGAGCGCGGGCGCCAACCTGCTGCGCTACCGCGTCGAGCACTTCATCCATGGCGGCCAGATCTTCCGCAACCTCGCCCGCCTCTCCGCCGCGGGCCTGCCGGTCATCACCGTCACCCACGGCTCCTCGACCGCCGGCGGCGCCTACCAGACGGGCCTCTCCGACTACATCGTCATGGTGCGCGGCCGCACCCGCGCCTTCCTCGCCGGCCCGCCGCTCCTGAAGGCGGCCACCGGGGAGATCGCCACGGAGGAAGAGCTCGGCGGCGCCGAGATGCACACCGCCATTTCCGGCCTTGGCGACTACATGGCCGAGGATGACCGCGACGCCTTGCGCATCGCCCGCGAGATTGTCACGGCCCTCGGCTGGAACGAGCGGATGCCGCCGCCCGTGGAGCGCCCCTTCGCAGCCCCGCTCTACGATGCCGAAGAGCTGCTTGGCATCATGCCGGCGGACCTCAAGCGGCCCGTCGACATGCGCGAGGTCATTGCCCGCATCGTCGACGGCTCGGTCTTCCTGCCCTTCGGCGAGGCCTATGGGCCGGCCACCGTCTGCGGCCACGCGACGATCGAGGGTCATGCGGTTGGGATCATCACCAACAATGGCCCGCTCGATCCGGCCGGCGCCAACAAGGCGACGCATTTCATCCAGGCCTGCTGCCAGTCGGCGACGCCGATCCTCTACCTCAACAACACCACCGGCTTCATGGTCGGCCGCGCCTATGAGGAGGCCGGCATGATCAAGCACGGCTCCAAGATGATCCAGGCGGTGACCAACGCCACCGTGCCGCAGATCACCCTCTATTGCGGCGCCTCCTATGGCGCCGGCAATTACGGCATGTGCGGCCGCGGCTTCCACCCGCGCTTCTGCTTCTCCTGGCCGAATGCCCGCACCGCCGTGATGGGCGCCGAACAGGCCGCCGAGACCATGGCCATCGTCGCCCGCGCCGGCGCGGCCCGCCGCGGCAAGGAGGCAGACGAAGGGCAGATCGGCGCGATGAAGGCGCAGATCACCCAGCTCTTCGAAAGCCAGATGGACGTGTTCACCACCTCGGCGCGGCTCCTCGATGACGGCGTGATCGACCCGCGTGACACCCGCGCCGTCCTTGCCGAGGCGCTGGCCACCTGCCGCGAGGCGGCGGCACGCACGCCGGTGCCCATGCAGTTCTCGGTGGCGAGGCCCTGA
- a CDS encoding glutathione S-transferase family protein has product MITLYHCLSARSFRPLWALEEMGLPYALKVLPFPPRAFAKEYFDVNVLGTVPFLIDGDTRMSESAAICEYLAVRHGPSPLAVRPDEADYGLWLNWLHQSDATLTFPQALVLRYGRFEPAERRQPQVVEDYAKWFHGRLRMLDAHLLKHEWLAAGRFTMADVAVGYALMLSESTGLAKDLQPQTAAYWGRLKGRDGFRRALAAQDKAAAEQGVKPAI; this is encoded by the coding sequence ATGATCACGCTGTACCACTGCCTCTCCGCCCGCTCCTTCCGGCCGCTCTGGGCGCTGGAGGAAATGGGCCTGCCCTACGCGCTGAAGGTGCTGCCCTTCCCGCCGCGGGCCTTCGCCAAGGAGTATTTCGACGTCAACGTGCTGGGCACCGTGCCCTTCCTGATCGACGGCGACACGCGGATGAGCGAATCCGCCGCGATCTGCGAATATCTCGCCGTGCGGCACGGGCCCTCGCCCTTGGCGGTCAGGCCCGACGAGGCCGATTACGGGCTCTGGCTCAACTGGCTGCACCAGAGCGACGCCACGCTGACCTTCCCGCAGGCCCTCGTGCTCCGCTATGGCCGCTTCGAGCCTGCCGAGCGCCGCCAGCCGCAGGTCGTCGAGGACTATGCCAAGTGGTTCCATGGCCGCCTGCGGATGCTCGACGCGCATCTTCTGAAGCATGAATGGCTGGCCGCCGGCCGCTTCACCATGGCCGATGTCGCCGTGGGCTATGCGCTGATGCTGTCGGAGTCGACGGGCCTTGCGAAGGACCTCCAGCCGCAGACCGCGGCCTATTGGGGCAGGCTGAAAGGACGCGACGGTTTCCGCCGGGCGCTTGCCGCGCAGGACAAGGCCGCGGCCGAGCAGGGCGTGAAACCGGCGATCTGA
- a CDS encoding acyl-CoA dehydrogenase family protein, whose product MLFTSEHEEVRRSLQKVIAAEINPHVDVWEAEGRFPAHDVFRKLGALGFLGLNKPVEYGGMGLEYSYALLMAEEVGGISCGAVPMAIGVQTDMATPALARFGSDHVKREFLAPAVSGEQVACIGVSEPGAGSDVASIKTTARSDGDDYVITGGKMWITNGAQADWICLLANTGDGPAHRNKSLICVPMKEKGVTVARTLDKLGMRSSDTAQIFFDEVRVPKRNRIGEEGKGFTYQMMQFQEERLWGAAACLKPAEWIIDQTIEYTRGRQAFGKSILDNQVVHFRLAELKTEVELLRSLIYRAAEQMMAGEDMTTLASMAKLKAGRLGREVSDACMQYWGGMGYMSETPVTRYYRDSRLTSIAGGADEVMLSIIAKAMGTLPGMSNRS is encoded by the coding sequence TCATCGCCGCTGAGATCAACCCCCATGTGGATGTCTGGGAGGCGGAGGGCCGCTTTCCCGCCCATGACGTCTTCAGGAAGCTCGGTGCTCTTGGCTTCCTCGGCCTCAACAAGCCGGTCGAGTATGGCGGCATGGGCCTCGAATATTCCTATGCCCTGCTCATGGCCGAGGAGGTTGGCGGCATCAGCTGCGGCGCCGTGCCCATGGCGATCGGCGTGCAGACCGACATGGCGACGCCGGCCCTCGCCCGCTTCGGCTCCGACCATGTGAAGCGCGAGTTCTTGGCGCCTGCCGTCTCCGGCGAGCAGGTCGCCTGCATCGGTGTTTCCGAGCCGGGCGCGGGCTCCGACGTCGCCTCCATCAAGACCACGGCGCGTTCCGACGGCGACGATTACGTCATCACCGGCGGCAAGATGTGGATCACCAACGGCGCGCAGGCCGACTGGATCTGCCTTCTCGCCAATACCGGCGACGGACCGGCCCATCGCAACAAGTCGCTGATCTGCGTGCCGATGAAGGAGAAGGGCGTCACCGTCGCCCGCACCCTCGACAAGCTCGGCATGCGGTCCTCCGATACGGCGCAGATCTTTTTCGACGAGGTGCGCGTGCCGAAGCGCAACCGCATCGGCGAGGAGGGCAAGGGCTTTACCTACCAGATGATGCAGTTCCAGGAGGAGCGGCTGTGGGGGGCCGCCGCCTGCCTCAAGCCGGCGGAATGGATCATCGACCAGACCATCGAGTACACGCGCGGCCGGCAGGCCTTCGGCAAGTCCATCCTCGACAACCAGGTGGTCCATTTCCGCCTCGCGGAGCTCAAGACCGAGGTGGAGCTGCTGCGTTCGCTCATCTACCGCGCCGCCGAGCAGATGATGGCCGGCGAGGACATGACCACCCTTGCCTCCATGGCCAAGCTCAAGGCCGGCCGGCTCGGCCGCGAGGTCTCGGACGCCTGCATGCAGTACTGGGGCGGCATGGGCTACATGAGCGAGACGCCCGTCACCCGCTACTACCGCGACTCCCGCCTCACCTCGATCGCCGGCGGTGCCGACGAGGTCATGCTCTCCATCATCGCCAAGGCCATGGGCACGCTGCCCGGCATGAGCAACCGGTCATGA